A window of Desulfobacterales bacterium contains these coding sequences:
- the grpE gene encoding nucleotide exchange factor GrpE translates to MDQNSNNDRNELEFGIHLDNLSESETESDRPAEATEPAEAAISHTESTEPHTADTTGAKDAPDAPYEPPEKGVEQLFPAIKGIEQQLENLADAFESKIKYDEHKNKVIDDLHQSLQDYRNGLLKKYLQRIFTDVIKIIDDARKLIGHYREQPLSEENNAKLLQYLEDMAQELEDMFAWEGVEAFTTEGDTLEPTRQRVVNKIETDDPLKDKTIAQRLRPGYEWDGKVIRPEIVSIYICNRESTADNADNKEI, encoded by the coding sequence ATGGATCAAAACAGCAATAATGACCGCAATGAATTGGAATTCGGCATCCATCTGGACAATCTGAGCGAATCCGAAACAGAATCCGACCGCCCTGCTGAAGCCACGGAACCGGCTGAGGCGGCGATCAGCCATACCGAATCGACGGAGCCGCACACCGCAGACACAACCGGAGCCAAAGATGCCCCGGATGCCCCTTATGAGCCCCCGGAAAAGGGTGTGGAACAACTGTTTCCGGCAATCAAGGGGATTGAGCAGCAGCTTGAAAATCTGGCCGACGCCTTTGAGAGCAAAATCAAATATGACGAGCACAAGAACAAGGTCATTGATGACCTGCACCAATCCCTTCAGGATTATCGGAACGGGCTTCTTAAAAAATATTTGCAACGAATTTTTACCGATGTCATAAAAATCATTGATGATGCGCGGAAACTGATCGGTCACTATCGGGAGCAGCCCCTTTCCGAGGAAAACAATGCCAAACTGCTCCAGTATTTGGAAGATATGGCCCAGGAACTGGAAGATATGTTTGCCTGGGAAGGCGTGGAGGCGTTTACCACGGAAGGCGATACGCTTGAACCCACCCGCCAGCGCGTGGTGAATAAAATTGAAACCGATGATCCGTTAAAGGATAAAACGATCGCCCAGCGGCTTCGCCCGGGGTATGAATGGGACGGCAAGGTGATCCGCCCGGAGATTGTTTCAATCTATATCTGCAATCGTGAATCCACGGCTGATAATGCTGATAACAAGGAGATCTGA
- a CDS encoding Hsp70 family protein, translated as MEKKGKRIFGIDLGTTYSSISYVDEFGKAVIIPNAENERITPSVVFFDGDSVVVGDVAKESSKLYPNEVVSFVKRAMGEPNFVFEYNNEDYRAEEISAYILKKLAQDAEQYLGEKVTDVVITCPAYFGINEREATRKAGEIAGFNVRQIINEPTAAAIAYGTLDTHESRVVLVYDLGGGTFDVTMIDIQKDSVEVVCTGGDHNLGGKDWDDRIVAYMVEKYQEETQSQEDILEDPDTWQDLQLSAEKAKKILSQRSKTPISVTHGGERVKIVLEREKFEEVTADLLERTIDFTRDMLSAARDKGHEKFDEIILVGGSTRMPQIQEQIKQAFEVTPKVFDPDEAVAKGAAIYGWKLSLNDGLIQRLAEKTQKSVEEFANLSEMIETKQVKPEDFKAAAQQVADDTGYTLPTIQSAMLKVKNVTSKSFGVVAHNPKNEEIIFNLVLRNTAVPISRKKNFFTAVENQQTVLIRIMESETSSVEIPLDHAVEIKTAVLNLPPELPADLPIEITFSLNEEGRLHITALETSETRQVEVVLDTASVIQGEALEKAKARSQSLVVH; from the coding sequence ATGGAGAAAAAAGGTAAACGCATTTTCGGAATCGACTTGGGCACCACCTATTCTTCCATTTCTTACGTGGATGAGTTCGGAAAGGCAGTGATCATTCCCAATGCCGAAAATGAACGGATTACGCCCTCGGTGGTATTTTTTGACGGGGATTCCGTTGTGGTCGGGGATGTGGCCAAGGAAAGCTCCAAACTATACCCCAATGAAGTGGTCAGCTTTGTCAAGCGGGCCATGGGCGAGCCGAATTTTGTATTTGAATACAATAATGAAGATTACCGGGCGGAAGAAATTTCCGCCTATATACTGAAAAAGCTGGCCCAGGATGCGGAGCAATATCTTGGCGAGAAAGTCACGGACGTGGTCATCACCTGTCCGGCCTATTTCGGCATTAATGAGCGGGAGGCCACCCGGAAAGCCGGCGAGATCGCCGGATTCAATGTCCGTCAGATTATCAACGAACCCACGGCCGCGGCCATCGCCTATGGCACGCTGGACACGCACGAAAGCCGCGTGGTGCTGGTCTATGACCTGGGCGGCGGCACATTTGACGTCACCATGATCGACATTCAAAAGGATTCGGTGGAGGTCGTCTGCACGGGCGGGGATCACAATCTGGGCGGCAAGGATTGGGATGATCGGATCGTCGCCTATATGGTGGAAAAGTACCAGGAAGAGACCCAGAGCCAGGAGGATATCCTGGAGGACCCGGACACCTGGCAGGACCTGCAGCTTTCGGCGGAAAAGGCCAAAAAGATATTAAGTCAGCGGAGCAAGACCCCGATTTCGGTCACCCACGGGGGCGAGCGGGTAAAAATCGTTCTGGAACGGGAAAAATTCGAGGAAGTCACTGCGGACCTTCTGGAGCGGACCATTGATTTTACCCGGGATATGCTAAGCGCCGCCCGGGATAAAGGCCATGAAAAATTTGACGAAATCATCCTGGTCGGCGGCTCCACCCGGATGCCCCAGATTCAGGAGCAGATCAAGCAGGCATTCGAGGTTACCCCGAAGGTGTTTGATCCGGATGAGGCGGTGGCCAAGGGGGCGGCCATTTATGGCTGGAAACTCAGCCTAAACGACGGCCTGATCCAGCGCCTGGCGGAAAAGACCCAGAAATCGGTGGAGGAATTTGCCAATCTCTCGGAAATGATTGAAACCAAGCAGGTCAAACCGGAGGACTTCAAGGCTGCGGCCCAGCAAGTGGCCGATGATACCGGCTACACGCTGCCCACCATTCAAAGCGCCATGCTAAAGGTCAAAAATGTGACCAGCAAAAGCTTCGGCGTGGTCGCGCATAACCCGAAGAACGAAGAAATCATATTCAATCTGGTATTGCGAAATACGGCCGTTCCCATAAGCCGCAAAAAGAACTTCTTTACAGCGGTGGAAAACCAGCAGACCGTTCTCATCCGGATCATGGAGAGCGAAACCAGCAGCGTGGAAATTCCGCTGGACCATGCGGTTGAAATCAAAACCGCGGTATTGAATCTCCCGCCCGAGCTGCCGGCGGATCTGCCGATTGAAATCACCTTCAGCTTAAACGAGGAAGGGCGCCTGCATATCACCGCCCTGGAAACCAGTGAAACCCGGCAGGTGGAGGTGGTGCTGGATACGGCCTCGGTCATTCAGGGTGAGGCTCTGGAAAAGGCCAAGGCCCGCTCCCAGAGCCTGGTGGTTCATTAA
- a CDS encoding DUF1566 domain-containing protein, with protein sequence MERENFYILLDLSIEPPETDPEVIKQRIKKKQTEWSKLRNHPTKGLQAQKNISLIPEMEKVMLDPQLRAEELEAAKQVIKQGKESKYPEIDRHIDILMGKGFLSQEEVIKLATVHGLSQNEIQDRINAKKQEKFGHIDRAISLRMDKGYITEAEIAKIAKRHSLSEDDLRRRVRCPIKKDDKEQNDVKPRHIDKSLEKTINDNLKILGKSSLYDFLGLPESADLESLHAQANRKKKELANISRKDATVTASNTLAGHCMTIFKSDESRNAYDISLARSRLAALDSDIDIAATNGKVRPEYYDVLVQKAMEFGMDQQEANSYIQSYCSRKGYKIDKAPNKRKKQLIIGGAAAAAIIVAIVAGLFFSHMHQTQVEETEFQSMMANVRQQQNPEEKLKRLGNYLDANPSSEYLERVRQEIQKVQDQIKKQQYVAALEKAEPHKAAEEYEKATAVYETFIERHPNNPHVSQAKKQISKMESLAEARDYEALESVMVNGAPDEKIAAARDYIEKHPNGTHREEIEQLIDDMSSEYFIFVKNRLNECEKAENWETCIRLCETYIELYDNSHTDQLKQLLPKYEKRHRDEQILANLKDKAAQKGNDFSAARQVFLDYLEAYPDTTVKEDIRQELARLDQRIREKHINDAKEKIRSDLSQADDRFVEKTEGVVLDKETGLMWTLVDSGISRPDQCLTYDMARQYVKDLSTGGYSDWRLPTPKELTEIYKKEPFFPSNKNKWYWSSENYSRYSDGWHKIVDTVTGQNKTNGEVVRRDAAECGTVRAVRAPD encoded by the coding sequence ATGGAACGTGAAAATTTTTATATCCTGTTAGACCTCTCCATCGAACCGCCGGAGACTGATCCTGAAGTTATCAAGCAGCGGATCAAAAAGAAACAGACGGAATGGAGCAAGCTGCGCAACCACCCCACCAAGGGACTCCAGGCCCAGAAAAACATCAGCCTGATCCCTGAGATGGAAAAAGTGATGCTGGACCCGCAGCTGCGGGCCGAAGAGCTGGAAGCCGCCAAACAGGTCATCAAGCAGGGAAAAGAAAGCAAATATCCGGAGATCGACCGGCACATCGACATCCTGATGGGCAAGGGCTTTCTCTCACAGGAAGAAGTGATCAAGCTGGCCACTGTGCATGGCCTGTCCCAAAACGAGATCCAGGACCGGATCAATGCCAAGAAACAGGAAAAATTCGGCCATATCGACCGGGCCATCAGCCTTCGCATGGATAAAGGCTATATCACCGAGGCGGAGATCGCCAAAATCGCCAAACGGCATTCCCTGAGCGAGGATGATCTCCGCCGCCGGGTCCGGTGCCCGATAAAAAAAGACGACAAGGAACAAAACGACGTCAAGCCGCGCCACATTGATAAATCCCTTGAGAAAACCATCAATGATAACCTGAAAATCCTGGGCAAATCCTCACTCTATGATTTTCTGGGGCTGCCGGAAAGCGCCGACCTTGAATCCCTGCACGCCCAGGCCAACCGGAAAAAGAAAGAACTGGCCAACATCAGCCGGAAAGATGCCACAGTGACCGCCAGCAACACCCTGGCCGGGCATTGCATGACCATTTTCAAATCCGATGAAAGCCGGAATGCCTACGACATTTCACTGGCCCGCTCCCGGCTGGCCGCGCTTGACTCGGACATCGATATTGCCGCCACCAACGGCAAAGTCCGGCCGGAATACTATGATGTGCTGGTCCAGAAAGCCATGGAGTTCGGCATGGACCAGCAGGAAGCCAACTCCTATATCCAAAGCTACTGCAGCCGCAAAGGCTATAAAATTGACAAGGCCCCGAATAAACGCAAAAAACAGCTGATTATCGGCGGGGCTGCGGCCGCGGCAATCATCGTGGCGATTGTCGCGGGACTGTTTTTTTCGCACATGCATCAGACACAGGTTGAGGAAACCGAATTTCAGTCAATGATGGCCAATGTCCGCCAGCAGCAGAATCCTGAGGAAAAACTGAAGCGGCTGGGTAATTATCTGGACGCCAATCCATCCAGTGAATACCTGGAAAGGGTTCGGCAGGAAATACAAAAGGTACAGGACCAGATCAAAAAACAACAATACGTTGCGGCCCTGGAAAAGGCGGAGCCGCACAAGGCCGCAGAAGAATATGAAAAAGCAACCGCGGTCTACGAGACATTTATTGAGCGCCATCCCAACAATCCCCACGTCAGTCAGGCCAAAAAACAAATCAGTAAAATGGAATCACTTGCCGAAGCGCGGGATTACGAGGCCTTGGAGTCCGTCATGGTCAACGGGGCGCCGGATGAGAAGATCGCCGCGGCCCGGGACTATATCGAGAAGCATCCGAACGGGACGCATAGGGAAGAAATCGAGCAGCTGATCGATGACATGAGCAGCGAATATTTCATATTCGTCAAAAACCGGCTGAATGAATGCGAAAAAGCGGAAAACTGGGAAACATGCATCCGGCTATGCGAAACCTATATTGAATTGTATGATAACAGCCACACGGATCAGCTCAAGCAGTTGCTGCCCAAATATGAAAAACGTCACAGGGATGAACAAATTCTTGCGAATCTAAAGGATAAGGCGGCACAAAAAGGGAATGATTTCAGCGCGGCCAGGCAGGTCTTTCTGGATTACTTAGAAGCCTATCCGGACACCACGGTAAAGGAAGACATTCGCCAGGAATTGGCCCGGCTTGACCAGCGCATCCGGGAAAAACACATAAACGATGCCAAGGAAAAAATCCGTTCCGATCTGAGCCAGGCCGATGACCGGTTTGTTGAAAAAACTGAAGGGGTCGTTCTGGATAAAGAAACCGGACTGATGTGGACCCTGGTGGATTCCGGCATTAGCCGGCCGGATCAGTGCCTTACCTATGACATGGCCCGGCAATACGTCAAAGACCTGTCAACCGGCGGATATTCGGACTGGCGGCTGCCCACGCCAAAAGAGCTGACCGAGATCTATAAAAAAGAGCCATTTTTCCCTTCCAATAAAAACAAATGGTACTGGAGTTCGGAGAATTACTCCCGCTATTCAGATGGATGGCATAAGATCGTTGACACGGTGACCGGCCAAAACAAAACGAATGGGGAGGTTGTTCGCCGGGATGCTGCTGAATGCGGAACCGTTCGAGCAGTCAGAGCCCCCGATTAA
- the sppA gene encoding signal peptide peptidase SppA has product MEVILKKILILMVLFVCAAGCMSPQVKLFTDATDPLKEFTLQGRADTKVLLIPVNGMISDFSHKGLLRTEPSMVQEVVSQLNMAAEDPEIKAVLFKIDSPGGSVTASDVLYHEIQAFKEKTGKAVSVVLMNVAASGGYYMALPADMIMAHPTSITGSVGVIFLRPKVNGLMEKIGVDVITHTSGTHKDMGSPFREASEEEAQIFQGLAESLGSRFVDLVKKHRDFSDSALAEVETARIFLADEALEIGLVDEIGYLNDAFEKTRAMAGLPEDAKLVVYRRSEYPNDNIYNTQTRFQAGGQSLIDLGLPQSAKLGRSGFYYLWPAGIDFE; this is encoded by the coding sequence ATGGAGGTGATTTTGAAAAAAATTCTGATCTTAATGGTTTTATTTGTCTGCGCGGCAGGCTGTATGTCCCCGCAAGTCAAGCTTTTCACGGATGCCACGGATCCTTTGAAAGAGTTTACTTTACAGGGCCGGGCGGATACAAAGGTGCTTTTGATTCCGGTAAACGGTATGATATCCGACTTTTCGCATAAAGGCCTGTTGCGGACAGAACCGAGCATGGTCCAGGAGGTCGTCTCTCAACTGAATATGGCGGCAGAAGATCCGGAGATCAAGGCGGTGCTCTTTAAGATCGATTCCCCGGGCGGCTCGGTGACAGCCAGTGATGTCTTATATCATGAGATCCAGGCGTTTAAGGAGAAAACCGGCAAAGCCGTTTCCGTCGTATTGATGAACGTGGCCGCTTCCGGCGGCTATTACATGGCGCTTCCGGCGGATATGATCATGGCCCATCCCACATCAATTACGGGCTCGGTGGGGGTTATTTTCCTTCGGCCGAAAGTAAACGGCCTGATGGAGAAAATCGGTGTGGATGTCATTACCCATACTTCGGGTACGCATAAGGATATGGGCTCTCCCTTCAGGGAGGCCTCTGAAGAAGAGGCGCAGATCTTTCAGGGACTGGCTGAGAGTTTGGGGAGCCGTTTTGTCGATTTGGTTAAAAAGCATCGGGATTTCTCTGATTCGGCCCTGGCCGAAGTTGAGACCGCGCGGATTTTCCTGGCGGATGAGGCGCTTGAAATCGGGCTGGTGGATGAAATCGGCTATTTGAACGATGCATTCGAAAAAACCCGGGCCATGGCGGGTCTGCCGGAAGATGCAAAGCTCGTGGTCTACCGCCGGAGCGAATACCCCAATGACAATATTTATAATACGCAAACCCGCTTTCAGGCGGGCGGGCAATCCTTAATTGACCTGGGCCTTCCCCAATCTGCTAAATTGGGGCGCTCCGGTTTTTACTATCTCTGGCCGGCGGGTATTGATTTTGAGTAA